In Actinomycetota bacterium, the genomic stretch CGCGCGCCCGTCGTCGGCCGGGTCGCGATGCAGGCGGTGACTGTTTCGCTCGAGGGCCTCGACGACGTCGAAGTCGGTGCCGTCGCCCGCATCCCCGCGCGCCGCCTGATGGTGTCGTCGGCAATCGACCGGGTCTACCGGTGAGCGAGCACGAGTCCGACGCCGCGCTGCTCGAGCAACTCGCGCGCGGCGAGCGCGGTGCGTTCGACGAGATCGTGAATCGCTACGAACGCCGTGTCTACGCCGTCGCATTGCGCATGTGCGCAAACCCCGACGACGCGCGCGACGTCACGCAGGAGGTCTTTTGCAGCGCGCTGCGTTCGCTGAAGCGCTTCCGCCAAGAGGCACGGCTTTCCACTTGGTTTCACCGCGTCGCCGTCAACGCATCGCTCGACTACCTTCGCAAAGCGTCCAAACGCCCAGTCGCTCCGATCGATGCAGCCGAACATCTGGCGTCGGACGCCGCGGGACCCGAAGAACTCGCCGGGGCCGCAACACGCGCCGTCGAAGTACAAAGAGCCCTAACGCAGTTGTCCGGCGAGCACCGCGCAGTGCTCGTTCTCCACGACCTGCAAGGCCTGGATTACGCTGAAGTTGCAGCGGTGCTGGACATACCGGTCGGAACCGTCAAGAGCCGCGTTCACCGGGCGCGCGCCGAGATCGCCGGACGTCTCGGTCACCTGCGTTCGACAACGACGGAACCATCAAGCGGTCAAACCCCTCTAACTGAAGAACCATGAACACTCCCGCGCACGACCAGGAGCGGCTCTCCGCCTACCTCGACGGTGAGCTGGAGTTCGCCGCGCGCGCCGAAGTCGACGCGCACCTGGGCGAGTGCGGGTCGTGCCGCGCGACGCTCGCCGCGTTGCGCACGACCGTCGCCGACCTGCGCGCGCTGGAGGAACCCGCGCCTTCGGCGCAGGACTCGTGGGCCCTGCGCGCCGCGGTCGCGCGCGCGCGACGCTCGCAGGTACGGCGCGTTCGGCTGCCGCTGGCGATCGGTGGCGTAGCCGCAGCACTCATCGCGTTTGCCGCCGTCACCATGCGCGGACCGGAGCCCGTCTCCGGATCGGGAACCGCCGAGATGGCGCTTGGAGCCCGACCCCCGATCCTCCTGCTCGAACAGGATTTCGACGCCGCCTCCGCGCGCGATTTGCTTGCAGGGGATCCAACCTCGGTCACGTCTTATCGGGGCGCTACTGCCGACAGCGCCGCCCCGGGATCCCCGCAGGTCCCCGAACAAGCACTACCCGTCCAGTCCGACTCCGGCTCGCTGAAGTCCAGAAGCACCGCCGCCGGAAGCGTCCGAGGCGACACGGCCGGAGTTTCCGCCTGCGAGAAGGCCATCTTTTCG encodes the following:
- a CDS encoding sigma-70 family RNA polymerase sigma factor, producing the protein MSEHESDAALLEQLARGERGAFDEIVNRYERRVYAVALRMCANPDDARDVTQEVFCSALRSLKRFRQEARLSTWFHRVAVNASLDYLRKASKRPVAPIDAAEHLASDAAGPEELAGAATRAVEVQRALTQLSGEHRAVLVLHDLQGLDYAEVAAVLDIPVGTVKSRVHRARAEIAGRLGHLRSTTTEPSSGQTPLTEEP
- a CDS encoding zf-HC2 domain-containing protein, whose translation is MNTPAHDQERLSAYLDGELEFAARAEVDAHLGECGSCRATLAALRTTVADLRALEEPAPSAQDSWALRAAVARARRSQVRRVRLPLAIGGVAAALIAFAAVTMRGPEPVSGSGTAEMALGARPPILLLEQDFDAASARDLLAGDPTSVTSYRGATADSAAPGSPQVPEQALPVQSDSGSLKSRSTAAGSVRGDTAGVSACEKAIFSKDAPQALSYIDARFEGRPAYLLVYELASPARLELWVVSQDSCEVLFFAQRKR